A genomic region of Zea mays cultivar B73 chromosome 6, Zm-B73-REFERENCE-NAM-5.0, whole genome shotgun sequence contains the following coding sequences:
- the LOC100275498 gene encoding uncharacterized protein LOC100275498 yields the protein MDLATTPARRAMEPGVARRVWHVVLAVCHMLRRGLSPKRIMMDVHLLLGRGKLAGRTLRGHLAHPSSHHRHGHGHGHLTTYGGGASRASSSSSSSTLASFYGHPREVEFSCTTTPSYPQQHYGLFPFKGLRGRGGARCGGEYGGLDAAAVARAFEMLSAEVDTGGGGTPAVAATTATPSPMLAWILGRSPAGVRPLRVTDSPFPAVPEDGCCNDRVDADADDFIRKFYEQLRLQPTAATPDAYLRRRG from the coding sequence ATGGATCTCGCGACGACCCCGGCGCGGCGGGCCATGGAGCCTGGCGTGGCGCGTCGTGTGTGGCACGTGGTGCTGGCCGTGTGCCACATGCTGCGGCGGGGCCTCTCCCCGAAGCGCATCATGATGGACGTCCACCTCCTCCTCGGCCGTGGCAAGCTGGCCGGGAGGACGCTGCGCGGCCACCTCGCGCACCCGTCGAGCCACCAccgccacggccacggccacggccacctCACCACCTACGGCGGCGGCGCGTCCcgcgcgtcgtcgtcgtcgtcgtcatccacgCTGGCCTCGTTCTACGGCCACCCGCGGGAGGTGGAGTTCAGCTGCACCACCACGCCGTCCTACCCGCAGCAGCACTACGGGCTGTTCCCCTTCAAGGGCCTccgcggccggggcggggcgcgATGCGGCGGCGAGTACGgcgggctcgacgcggccgccgtggCGCGCGCGTTCGAGATGCTGAGCGCCGAGGTGGACACCGGGGGCGGCGGCACGCCCGCCGTCGCGGCGACGACCGCCACCCCGTCGCCCATGCTGGCCTGGATCCTGGGCCGCAGCCCCGCCGGGGTCCGCCCGCTGCGCGTCACCGACTCGCCGTTCCCGGCCGTGCCCGAGGACGGGTGCTGCAACGACCGCGTGGACGCCGACGCCGACGACTTCATCCGCAAGTTCTACGAGCAGCTCAGGCTGCAGCCTACCGCCGCCACGCCGGACGCCTACCTGCGCCGCCGCGGTTAG